Proteins encoded by one window of Candidatus Sulfotelmatobacter sp.:
- the larE gene encoding ATP-dependent sacrificial sulfur transferase LarE has product MSSDPLVQIGEPRPSHSEAAWPARLDRLRAEIARARVVVVAYSGGVDSSLVLRVAHEVLGENAHGVIGRSDSYAAEELRLAVAQAEAFGAQVEIVSTGELSDPNFRSNPIQRCYFCKTELYRELGEVAARVGATAILDGTIADDLADWRPGRRAAEEHRVRSPLAELGFRKADVRAAAAHYGLASHDKPASPCLASRIPYGTEITREILSRIERGEQLLRSLGFRIVRVRHHGDVARVEVPLADLPKLASEPVKSLVESELIRLGYRAVVMDPRGFRSGSLNEGVVPA; this is encoded by the coding sequence GCGAGCCCCGCCCTTCCCATTCCGAAGCCGCCTGGCCCGCCCGGCTGGATCGATTGCGCGCCGAAATCGCGAGAGCCCGGGTGGTGGTGGTGGCGTACTCCGGAGGAGTGGACTCGAGCCTGGTGCTGCGCGTCGCCCACGAAGTGCTTGGCGAAAATGCACATGGCGTGATCGGCCGCTCCGACTCCTATGCCGCCGAGGAGCTGCGGCTCGCAGTCGCCCAGGCCGAAGCGTTCGGCGCGCAGGTTGAAATCGTATCTACCGGTGAGCTGTCCGATCCCAATTTCCGTTCCAATCCGATCCAGCGCTGCTACTTCTGCAAGACCGAGCTGTATCGCGAGCTGGGCGAAGTGGCGGCGCGCGTCGGCGCGACGGCGATCCTCGATGGCACGATCGCCGACGACCTCGCGGACTGGCGGCCGGGGCGGAGGGCCGCGGAGGAGCATCGAGTGAGATCTCCACTCGCCGAGCTGGGTTTCCGCAAGGCCGACGTGCGCGCGGCCGCGGCGCACTACGGGCTCGCGAGCCACGACAAGCCCGCCTCGCCCTGCCTGGCCTCACGCATCCCCTACGGCACCGAGATCACACGCGAGATCCTGTCGAGGATCGAGCGAGGCGAGCAATTGCTGCGTTCACTGGGATTTCGGATCGTGCGCGTGAGGCACCACGGCGACGTCGCGCGCGTCGAGGTGCCGCTCGCCGACCTGCCGAAGCTCGCCTCCGAGCCGGTGAAGTCGCTGGTCGAGTCCGAGCTGATCCGCCTCGGCTACCGCGCCGTGGTCATGGATCCGCGCGGCTTCCGCTCGGGCAGCCTGAACGAAGGCGTGGTGCCGGCATGA